The following nucleotide sequence is from uncultured Draconibacterium sp..
GGTTATGCGCAGCGTAATGGAGGAAAAGAAAAGTCGTATAATCGAGGTAATCATTTCATCGGTGAAACCCAGCCAGCTAATGGCCGGTAAAATTATAGGAACCGCCTTGGTTGGCTTAACACAGGTTGCTATTTGGGTTGTATTGGGAGGTATCGGTTTGGTAGTGGTACAAAGTTTATTTACTCCAGAAACAGCACAACAGATGGGACAAAGTATTATGGACTCGCAGGGACAGATTAACCCGGCCGCAACGCAGGCTGCACCCAACCAGGTTACTGAGGCAATGGAAATGATCGGTAATTTAAATCTGCCGCTCATCCTGTTTTCTTTTGTATTCTATTTCCTTGGCGGCTACCTGTTATATAGTGCGCTGCTAGGCTCGGTTGGAGCCGCTGTTGATAACGACGAAGACTCGCAACAAATGGTTTTCCCGGTAACTTTCCCGTTAATTCTTTCCATCATGTTGCTGTTTCCAATCGCTAAAAATCCTGAGGGACCGCTGGCATTCTGGTGTTCGATAATTCCGTTCACCTCGCCGGTTGCAATGATGGCCCGCGTGCCCTACGATCTGCCAATTTGGGAGCTGTTACTTTCAATGGGCTTGCTAATACTTACAACCATTGTATGCATAATGGCAGCTGCCAAAATTTACCGCATCGGGTTGCTAATGTATGGTAAAAAGGTAAATATTAAAGAGCTGATTAAGTGGCTTCGCTATAAAGGGTAACTACCGAAATAGGGCAGTTTTCTTAACAAACGAGTGAAAAACATGATTTTTTTCATGATTATTATTTAGAATCAATTAAAATTACATATATTGCACCCATTATGAAAAACACCGGTAACAATATGATGATGTGTTGTTGTTTCCTTCAAAAAGGGAAAGGTGTTGTAGTGTATTAAATTGAACTTGATTGCAAGATTATACAAGGCCTTTCCATGAACGGAAAGGCCTTTTTTTTGTTTAGTAAGTAATTACCGAAAATAACTCAATAATTAAAAACAGATGAAAGCAAAAAACATTTTGGAAACCATTGGCAACACGCCACATGTAAAAATTAACCGCCTCTATCCGGAGGATTACGAAGTTTGGGTGAAAGTAGAAAAAACAAATCCAGGAGGTAGTATTAAGGACCGTATTGCGCTCGCAATGGTAGAGGATGCGGAAAAGAAAGGAATACTGAAAGAAGGTTCGGTTATAATTGAACCAACATCGGGAAATACAGGAATTGGATTGGCACTGGTAGCAGCTGTAAAAGGTTACCGTTTAATTCTTACCATGCCGGAATCAATGTCGCTGGAAAGAAGAAGAGCATTGAAAGTATTTGGTGCCGAGCTAGAGCTAACACCAAAAGAAAAAGGAATGAAAGGTGCCATTGCGAAAGCTGAAGAACTGGCCAGTGAATTGGGCAATGCCTGGATTCCTCAACAGTTTAATAATCCGGCAAACGTTGCTGTGCACCGTGATTTTACTGCGCAGGAAATTCTAAATGATTTCCCTGAAGGTTTTGACTACCTGATTACCGGCGTTGGAACCGGTGGGCACATAAGTGGAGTAGCCGAGGTTTTAAAAGCTAAATTCCCGAACCTGAAAGTTTTTGCTGTTGAACCGGATTCAAGCCCGGTAATTGGAGGTAAAGATCCTGGCCCACACGGAATTCAGGGAATTGGTGCCGGTTTTATTCCTAATAACCTGAATACCGACCTGCTTGATGGAACGGTAGAAATCAGTAAAGACGAAGCTTTTGAGTATGCACAAAAAGCAGCACGAGAAGAAGGTTTGTTTGTTGGAATCTCATCGGGTGCATCGTTGGCAGCCGTTGCCAAAAAAATTAAAGATCTGCCGAAAGGATCGAGAATTCTTACCTTCTCGTACGATCATGGCGAACGTTACCTGTCAATAGAAGGATTATATTAAAACTAACTTCAATATACAGTTAAGGGAATCATTCAATTGAGTGGTTCCCTTTTATTTTACCCCTTTAACACTAATCAAGCAAATCTATCAAACAAAAGTTTACTGTCTGTTGTTTCTTTGTTTAAATTAATAAAACTAATAATGAAACGAGCATACAAATAAGTACCTCTATAACATAGGAGTACAATGATGCGAGTTACATGAGTTGCCTTAAAAATAAACGATTATAAACGAATGAAAGGATTAACTATGTTTTTAACCGGATTGATTGTAGGAATTCTTTTAACCATTATAATGATTGTGGTTATTCTACCGAAACAAATGTTTGTGGTAAACGAAAGTAAACTGGGTTTTGACGAAACAGTTGCAGCCATTGAACAATCGGCAAAAGACAACGACTGGAGTATGCCGCATTTATATGATTTGCAGGCAACTATGAAGAAACATGGTTTTGAAGTGAAACCGGTAAAAGTATTTTCACTGTGTAAACCGGATCATGCTTACCAAATTTTAAGCAGCGACCACGAGCGTGTTGTCTCAGCATTGATGCCGTGTCGTGTTGCAGTATACGAACGTGATGGAAAAACCTATATTTCGATGTTGAATTCGGGACTATTCTCGAAATTTATGGGAAACAAAGTAAAAACCGTTATGGGGGCTGCAAGCGAAGAGAATAAACAAATACTTGCACCCGTTATTAAATAAAAACTAAAAATACCATGAAAAAACTATTTTATCTAATTGTCCTTTTAGGATTTGTTGCCTGTAATTCAGGAGCACAAAAAAATGCAGAAGTAGCACAACCGGAGCAAATTGTTGAAGCCACCATTGATATTGGCGGATTGCATTGCGATGCCTGCGTGGCCTCGGTAGAGAAAGGAGTAAACACCCTAAATGGGATTGAAACTGTAAAAGTGACACTCGCCGATTCAACTGCCATTGTTACATACAATGCTTCAGCCGTATCAATCGATGAAATTGAAAAAAGCATTGAAAAGCGCGGCTATACTATAAAAGCAGTAAAGTAAGCCATCCGGAACAGGTAAGACACTACTGTTCACAACGTTCTGGTGATAACTCACCAGGTTTTTCGGCATAATATTTGTAAAATTCCGTACATTGCACAAAAGCCACAGAAAACGATGAAAGAGAATTTTAAAAACGGGAAACAGGAATTGACAGAAACAGGGCCGGTATGGAACGTTAAAATCGACATTCCAACTTCGGTTTCTGAAAATTCAATTCGGCTTTACAAAAAAGCCAGGAAACTAAAATTGAAAGTAATTTTGAATTAAATAAAAAGCTTTGACCGAGATTGGATCAAAGCTTTTTTTTATTCTATTTTATTGGGTCAATTGTCACTTTCTTATTTTCCCAACATACAGCCGAATATAGAAATAGGCAATTGTCAGAAAAGCATAACTCCCGGCCTGTATATACAACTTTAGTACCTCTGTTTTAACTTCTGTAATTCCCACGCCCATTGTGCGTAATCGCAAGTAGGCAGGAACAGTCGTTGTTCCGGGTAAGATTTTGGATAAACCTACCAACCAATCGGGCATAGCCGAAACCGGCCACGAAATACCACTCAGAAATAAGGCGATCGGAGACAAGAACATCATAAATACAATCGCCGACTCGCGATGTTTAAAGAATGTTGACAGACCAATTCCTAAGAATATTACCGACAATAAGAACGGAAATAATAACATCAGCACATCGAACATATTCCCTTTGTCGGGATAGTTGAACCAATGATGAATAATGATCACTGCCAGGCAAATATTAAATGCAGAGATGAGCAAATACGCTCCAACCCTGCCAAAAATCAATGGAACAATCTCGCGCCTGCGTTTATTCTCCGGCAACTTAAATGGGGAGGCTTTTGATTCGGAAAAAGTACCGCCCATAATTCCAATACCGATAAGCAAGGTTTGCTGAATGATGATAATGATTAATCCCGGCATAATAAAACTACCATATGATCCTGCAGGAATGTAAAGCATGTGCGTTTGGATACTTAACGGACTAGCCGAAACTTTTGCCTGTCGTAACGATTTCCCTTCGGCCAAATAATGTTGCACGCCCACTCCTGCACCAAAATAAGCATTCACCGTTTGTGCCGCCGTATAGAATGTTTTGTATTTTAACAGGTAACTGCCATCGGCATAAACAGCAACATTGGCCTGCTTCGTTGACAATACATTTTTCTGAAATCCTTTTGGGATAAGCAAAACACCATCAATTTTATTGGACATAAAAAGTTCTTCAGCCTCTTTCAGGCTTTGCGGATTACAGGAAACCTCCACTTCGCGCGAAGCATCCAACATGTTTGTGAATTTCCGGCTGGTAGCTGTTTGATCTAAATCCACAACTCCGACTGGCAAATCGGTCAGCACTTCGTTAAAATATCCGAACGAATATAACAATGGATAAATTAATAATGCCCCGACCAAAATCAACACAGCCCCACTATCCGAAAAAATAGCTTTCAATTCATTCTTAAAATGAATCGCCATTAACTCGAAGCTGCTTATTTTATTCTTGTCTTTCGTCATAGTTACTATTGTTTTCCCCAGTATTTCGGATCGTTCAAGCTCTTCTTATACAGTTTAAATGCAGCCATCCCCGACAGCATAAACAGGATAATGTAACACAAATACGGCAAGGCTTCTTTTATTGGTGCACCGCGTAACGATTGTGAAATAAATAGTTTCTCCCACCAGGTAAAGGGGAAAATGGCTGTAAGTACTTTCACAAACGGCATCATTCCTTCAATCGGGAAAGTGAGTCCTGAAAAGGTAATTCCCATCATTATATATGCACTCCCGACCGACAGCGACAAACGCAGGTTTTTGGTTACAGCAACGAATATCAAACCCAGCATTTGATAGGCGAGAATCGTGATAAACTGCCCGCAAAAAATAATGACAAAGCTGCCGTTCAACGGCATGCATTCAACCACGTATAGCAGATAAGCAATTAACATTGCAAAACCCGAATAAATAACGGTGTACGGAAAAAGTTTCCCAACAATTGCCATACGCACACTGTTGTTTCCGGCCTCTAACAAACTTAACCCGGTTCCACGTTTCAGTTCATTACCAAAGGTGTAAACCGAACTCATAAAGGCAAACAAAAACAGGGTGAAATAAAGCATTGCTGAATTAAGAAAGTAGGCGTAATTTGTATACGGATTGAACAAAACATGCTTTTGAATTTGCACAGGAACAACCCGTGCCTTAGCCTTTTGAGCATTGTTACCGTTAAGTGCCAGCTTTTTAATCTGAATTCCGGCCGATAAAGTATTTAGCGTGGTTAATACCGAACGCTGCACAACACCTGCAACCGTTACATTTGTTCCGTTAATGTAAACCGGAACCGGTGCTTCAACTCCCTGAAATACTTTTTTCTCCAGCTCGTTCGGCAAAACTACAATTGCCTGAACAAGGCCTTGTTTTAGCCATTCCTGCGCCTGAAACATATCCGGTGCCCCGGCAACAATCTCTACATCTGGCGAGGCGTTTAAAGCATTTCCTACTTTTACGGAAAGTGATGAATTATCCTGATCGACCAAAGCAATCGGCAATCGTTTTGTCGCTCCTTGCTGAAAAATAAAAAAGAGCAGCAGAATACCCATGATCGGCCCGAATAAAAGCAGAAACCGATAGGCCGGATTTTGCTGAATCCGCCTGGCCTCACGAACCATTACTTCGAAAATAGGATGTCTCTTTTTCCCCTCCATTTTACTTTGTTTCGGGTAAGGTAACAACGGCAGTCATTCCGGGACGCAAACCTTCAATT
It contains:
- a CDS encoding DUF302 domain-containing protein → MKGLTMFLTGLIVGILLTIIMIVVILPKQMFVVNESKLGFDETVAAIEQSAKDNDWSMPHLYDLQATMKKHGFEVKPVKVFSLCKPDHAYQILSSDHERVVSALMPCRVAVYERDGKTYISMLNSGLFSKFMGNKVKTVMGAASEENKQILAPVIK
- a CDS encoding ABC transporter permease; protein product: MNNTLLILKQEYLKRVKKKSFIILTILMPFLIAGVYGLVIYFSIKDDTEERTIAVYDATNLFLGEFSEEGTTSYHFIPKEEFSTLKTNIKGSGYYGLLYIPSDIYSNNQAQLFSEKQLPFELTEQIERKLSRFIENDKRQKVIAESGIPDLEERLSQTRTSVKLSTLKVSQSGETKKSSSVVAFIASYAMGLLIYFFVFMYGAMVMRSVMEEKKSRIIEVIISSVKPSQLMAGKIIGTALVGLTQVAIWVVLGGIGLVVVQSLFTPETAQQMGQSIMDSQGQINPAATQAAPNQVTEAMEMIGNLNLPLILFSFVFYFLGGYLLYSALLGSVGAAVDNDEDSQQMVFPVTFPLILSIMLLFPIAKNPEGPLAFWCSIIPFTSPVAMMARVPYDLPIWELLLSMGLLILTTIVCIMAAAKIYRIGLLMYGKKVNIKELIKWLRYKG
- a CDS encoding heavy metal-associated domain-containing protein: MKKLFYLIVLLGFVACNSGAQKNAEVAQPEQIVEATIDIGGLHCDACVASVEKGVNTLNGIETVKVTLADSTAIVTYNASAVSIDEIEKSIEKRGYTIKAVK
- a CDS encoding ABC transporter permease; this translates as MEGKKRHPIFEVMVREARRIQQNPAYRFLLLFGPIMGILLLFFIFQQGATKRLPIALVDQDNSSLSVKVGNALNASPDVEIVAGAPDMFQAQEWLKQGLVQAIVVLPNELEKKVFQGVEAPVPVYINGTNVTVAGVVQRSVLTTLNTLSAGIQIKKLALNGNNAQKAKARVVPVQIQKHVLFNPYTNYAYFLNSAMLYFTLFLFAFMSSVYTFGNELKRGTGLSLLEAGNNSVRMAIVGKLFPYTVIYSGFAMLIAYLLYVVECMPLNGSFVIIFCGQFITILAYQMLGLIFVAVTKNLRLSLSVGSAYIMMGITFSGLTFPIEGMMPFVKVLTAIFPFTWWEKLFISQSLRGAPIKEALPYLCYIILFMLSGMAAFKLYKKSLNDPKYWGKQ
- a CDS encoding ABC transporter permease, whose protein sequence is MTKDKNKISSFELMAIHFKNELKAIFSDSGAVLILVGALLIYPLLYSFGYFNEVLTDLPVGVVDLDQTATSRKFTNMLDASREVEVSCNPQSLKEAEELFMSNKIDGVLLIPKGFQKNVLSTKQANVAVYADGSYLLKYKTFYTAAQTVNAYFGAGVGVQHYLAEGKSLRQAKVSASPLSIQTHMLYIPAGSYGSFIMPGLIIIIIQQTLLIGIGIMGGTFSESKASPFKLPENKRRREIVPLIFGRVGAYLLISAFNICLAVIIIHHWFNYPDKGNMFDVLMLLFPFLLSVIFLGIGLSTFFKHRESAIVFMMFLSPIALFLSGISWPVSAMPDWLVGLSKILPGTTTVPAYLRLRTMGVGITEVKTEVLKLYIQAGSYAFLTIAYFYIRLYVGKIRK
- the cysK gene encoding cysteine synthase A, with amino-acid sequence MKAKNILETIGNTPHVKINRLYPEDYEVWVKVEKTNPGGSIKDRIALAMVEDAEKKGILKEGSVIIEPTSGNTGIGLALVAAVKGYRLILTMPESMSLERRRALKVFGAELELTPKEKGMKGAIAKAEELASELGNAWIPQQFNNPANVAVHRDFTAQEILNDFPEGFDYLITGVGTGGHISGVAEVLKAKFPNLKVFAVEPDSSPVIGGKDPGPHGIQGIGAGFIPNNLNTDLLDGTVEISKDEAFEYAQKAAREEGLFVGISSGASLAAVAKKIKDLPKGSRILTFSYDHGERYLSIEGLY